CGGGCGGGCAAAAGCAAACGATGGTCATCATGCGGGCGCTGCTCTACAATCCTCCCGTCGTCTATCTGGACGAGCCAACCAAGGGCCTTGACCCGCTTGTCGCCAAGAAGATTCGGGCCTATCTCAAGCGCTACGTCAAGGATGAGCAGAAATCGCTGCTGCTCACATCGCACATTCTGCCCGAAGTTGACGAGATGGCCGACCGTGTCGCGCTGATCGCCGACGGCGTGATCCCGATCGTCTCCACGCCGACCAAGCTGAAGCAGAGCGTCAGCGTCCAGAGCTTTATCGAAGTCCCATGTACCTTAATCTCGCCGGAGGTCAAGGACGAGATTATGGCGAACAGCCTGATTCTGACGTGCCGCGAGCGCGAGCCGGGCTGGCTGTCATTCGGGGTGAACGATCTGCTCGACGGCACCGAGATGATGATCGCGCTGATGCGCAAGCACCAGATTCAGCCAACCATCCGCAACTACAATGTCTCGCTGGAAGATGCCTTTGTGCATCATGTTGGTGCTCTCGCGCAGCGCTTCGATACCTAGGTGTTTTAGGAGATCTCTCATGCTCGATACTGCGATCCCGATGGTCGGCGTTCCGCCCAAGGTGGAGAGCTTTTCAAAACCAGTCTCCGGCTGGACCGTGTGCAGAGCGACGATTACTAAAGAGCTGCTGATGGCCGGGCGGTATATGCCGGATTTGATCGGCAGAGTAGTCGAGGCCACGATCAAGGTCAGCTTCTTTCTGCTGATGGCGACATCGATCTCGGTCGAGAACGTCGATGCGCTGTCGGGCGCAAACCTGTCGAGCCACAGCCTGTCGCTGTTTTACCTTTCCAGCCTGATGCTGATGGTCTTCAACGGCACCGCGCTCTCCTCGCCGATCATCTCGGTCAACCGCGATCTGTATTTTGGAACGCTTGAATTTCTGTACAGCGGCCCGTCATCGCGCTATGCCTATTTCATCGGCACCGTGCTGGCAAGCGCGATTATCAATCAGGTCACGTTTCTGCCGATCTTCCTCTTCTATGTCTTCTACTCAGGCGTCAGCCTCTTTAATGTCTTGCTGGTGCTGGGCGTCTGCGCGCTGGTGCTGGTGACGATGGTTTCGATGGGCATTATGATCGCGCTCCTGACGCTGCTGCTGAAACAGATGGGCTCGATCGCTTCGCTGATCAGCCAGGCGTTTGAGTTTCTGGCCGGAGCGTATCTGCCGATCTCGGTCTTGCCCGTGTATATTCGCGTATTCGCCTATGTTCTGCCCTACACCTGGGGCTATGATCTCATTCGCTACTACAGCCTGAATGGTAACTGGAAGACCTTCTATCCCGTCTGGATCCAATGGTCGGCGCTGATCGGGTTTGCGATCATCTTTGTGATCGTCTCTCGGTACCTGCTCCAACAGACGGAAATCCGCGCCAAAAAAGAAGGGCTTCATCTGCTCTAGCCACGACGACCACAGATCGTCGCTGCCGGAAGCTGGCGCGTAGAGATGCGCCATGCTGGACGCCTGTTGCCCTGAGCTTTTGATCGACAAACGCTGAGTATCAGCTCGTGTACTGGCGCCACCGGCCCACTCCTGATCAGGATGGCGAGTCCGGCTGGCGAGTCACGAGCGCAGCGTGAGATTCCGTGGCGCGGCTTGTCTAGGTTGCAGCTCTGGAGCGATCCAGGCTACGACCGGTATCGCACAATCAGTGGAGGTATCAATGGATGTACGCACGGTCGGTGTAATCGGAGCTGGCGTGATGGGGCGCGGCGTCGCGCAGAACCTGGCCCAGACCCAGCACCAGGTTATCCTGGTGGATGTGAACGATGCCACCCTGGAGAGCGCCAGGGAAGAGATCTATCAGAGCGTCCGCTTTCATGGCCTGTTCAAGAAGACCGAGCAGCGGGAAACGCCGGATGCGGTTCTGCAACGGATTACCTTCACCACCAACTATGAGCTGTTGCAGGACGCCGATTTCGTGATCGAGAACGCTACCGAAAAATGGGACATTAAGCGCGAGATCTATCCTAAGATCGACGCGATCTGCCCGGAACACTGTGTCTTCGCGGCCAACACCTCGGCGATCTCGATTACGCGCATCGGCTCCGTCACCAAGCGCGCGCCGCAGATCCTCGGCATGCACTTTATGAATCCGGTGCCGATGAAGCCGGTGGTCGAGGTGATTCGCGGCTACCACACCTCGGAGGCGACGATCGCCACCGCGAAGAGCCTGCTGGCAAACATGGGCAAAGAAGGCATTGTGGTCAACGACGCGCCGGGCTTTGTCTCGAACCGCGTGCTGATGCTGACGATCAATGAGGCGATCTTCCTGGTGCAAGATCAGGTCGCCTCAGCCGAAGAGGTCGATCGGATTTTCAAGACGTGTTTTGGACACAAGATGGGACCGCTGGAAACCGCAGACTTGATCGGCCTCGACACGATTCTGTACTCGATCGATGTCCTCTACGAAAGCTTTAACGACAGCAAGTACCGTCCCTGCCCGCTGCTGAAGAAGATGGTCGATGCCGGGCTGCATGGCAAGAAAAACGGCCAGGGCTTCTACACCTACCGATCAACCACCCTGTAACCCCAAGAAAGGAATCACCGCTATGGAGAACGCAAAAGCGCGGATCAGACAATTCTTCGAGCGCTCGCTCCAGCGCAACGATCTGCCGGACGACGAGAATATCTTCGCGGCTGGCCTTGTCAACTCGCTGTTTGCGATGCAGCTTGTGCTGTTCGTCGAGAATGAGTTTGGCTTCAGCACCGATAACGACGATCTGGTCATCGATAACTTCAGCTCGATCAATGCGATTGCCAATCTGGTCGATCGAAAGATCGGCGCGATTGCCTGAGAGCGAAAGCTGTACGAGGCACTTCCTGGTGAAAGGAAATACCGATGGACATGGACCTGACTCCGCAGCAAAAAGAAGCCCAGGCAGGCTTTCGCTCGTTTGTCGACCAGCAGATTGTGCCACATGCCGATCGGTACGACCAGGAGGAGCGGATTCCGGCTGAGCTGGTCAGCGCGATGGCGCGAGCGGGCTATCTTGGCGCGATCGTGCCGGAAGAGTTCGGCGGCAGGCCGATCGACATGATTACCTACGGCTTGCTGGCGGAAGAGCTGGGCCGGGGTAGCTCGTCGGTGAACGCGCTGCTGACCGTTCACAGCATGTGCTCGTTCGCCATCGCTCGCTGGGGCAGCCCCGCGCAAAAAGAGCGCTGGCTCTCCCGCATGGCGCAGGGCACGCTGCTTGGCGCGTTTGCGCTGACTGAGATTCACGCCGGCAGCGATGCCAGGAGCGTCGAAACCGAGGCGGTGCCGACGAGCGACGGCTATATTCTCAACGGGCGCAAGCGCTGGATTACCTTCGGGCAGCTCGCCGATCTGTTTCTGGTCTTCGGCAAGTGCGAGGGCCAGCTCATGATCTTCTTCGTGGAGCGCAACACGCCGGGCCTGTCGGTAGCGCCGATTACGGGCATGCTCGGCTCGCGCGCCTCGATGCTGGGCGAGGTCACGCTCAACAACTGCCAGATCGCCAAAGAAGACGTGATCGCCAAGGCGGGCTTTGGCTTTGCCTCGGTGCTGGCCTCGGTGCTGGATATTGGCCGATACACCGTGGCCTGGAACTGTGTCGGGATTGGACAGGCGTGTTTAGAAGCCTCCTTGAGCTACACCAGCCAGCGCAAGCAGTTCGGCGTGTATCTCAAAGAGCATCAGCTGATCCAGCAGATGATCGCGAACATGCTGACTAATCTCAACGCGGCGCGGCTGCTGTGCTACCGGGCCGGGTACCTGAAGGAGAAGGGCGATCCACGGATGATCATGGAAACGATGATCGCCAAATACTTCGCCTCGACGATGGTTACGAAAGCGGCCAACGACGCGGTCCAGATCCACGGCGCGAACGGCTGTAGTAGCGATTATCCGGTCCAGCGGTATCTGCGCGACGCGCGGATTCAGGAGATCATCGAGGGTAGCTCCCAGATCCAGCAGATGACCATCGCGAAATATAGCTATCAGCAGTAGTAGCAAAAGGATATAGCACGATGTCACAGGAGTTGGTTGAGCCTGCGATCCAGAGTCACACCGAGCCGAAGACGGTGAAGTGTGTGGTCTGGGATCTTGACAACACGCTCTGGAAGGGCATTCTCCTCGAAAACGATCAGCTTGTGCTCACCGAGAACATTGCCGCGATCATCAAGACGCTCGACGAGCGAGGCATCTTGCAATCGGTTGCCAGCCGCAACGATCATGATGCGGCGATGGAGAAGCTGCGTGAGCTAGAGCTGGATCAGTACTTCTTGTATCCGCAGATCAACTGGAATCCTAAGTCATCGTCGATCGAGAAGATCGCCAAGCTGATCAACATCGGCCTTGACACCATCGCCTTTATCGACGATCAGCCGTTCGAGCGCGAGGAGGTGGCGTTCGCGCTGCCCGCCGTGCGCTGCATCGACGTGACCGAGCTCGGCACGCTGCTGGATCGCCCGGATATGAATCCGCGCTTCCTGACGGAAGACTCGCGCCTGCGCCGCCAGATGTATCTCAGCGACATCAAACGTCAGGAAGTCGAAGAAACATTTGCGGGATCGACCGATGCATTTCTGGCCTCGCTCAACATGATCTTCACGATCGGCCCGGCCCAGGAAGACGATTTGCAGCGCGCTGAAGAGCTGACGGTGCGCACGAATCAGCTCAACACCACCGGCTACACCTACGGCTACGAGGAATTGAATTTCCTCCGGCAATCGCCGCAGCATAAGCTCCTGATCGCCGGGCTGGAAGATAAGTACGGCACATACGGCAAAATCGGCCTGACGCTGGTCGATTGCCAGCCCGATGTCTGGACGATCAAGCTGCTGCTGATGTCGTGCCGGGTGATGTCGCGTGGCGTTGGCACGATCCTGATCGGCCATATCATGAACATGGCGCGCGCGCACAACGTCCGCCTCCACTCGGAATTCATCTCCAATGATCGCAATCGGATGATGTACGTCACCTATAAGTTCAACGGCTTCAAAGAAATATCTTCTGAGGGCAAGCGGATTGTCTTCGAGGCCGATCTCGACCGTATCCCACCCTTCCCGTCATACGTCGACGTGCGGATTCTGCCCTGATAGAGAGAGCAGACAAACAAAGAACAAAGCCCAGGCGCCACTGCTCTGCGTTCATCGGCGTTGGTGCGCAGGGCATGGCATCCGGTTTCGTTGTTCTTTGCTCTCTCTCAGGTGCGATGGAGCCGGGAATGTCCTGGGGCGCAGGCTTTATCATCAGGGGACAGTGATTCTATGAACTCCGTGGCTAGCCAGATTGCTGAACACTCGTCGGAGCAGCACCGATCGTCCATGATAGCCGAGCCGATCGCGATCATCGGCATGGGCTGTCGCTTCCCCGGAGGCGCTAGCGATCCGACGGCATTCTGGCACCTGCTGCGGAACGGCGTCGACGCGATCAGCGAGGTCCCGGCCTCGCGCTGGGATGCCGATGCTTTCTATGCTTCGCGCGCCGCGACGCCCGGTAAAACGGTGACACGCTGGGGCGGTTTTCTGGAGCAAGTCGATCTCTTCGACGCCGCTTTCTTCGGCATCACGCCCCGTGAAGCCACCTACATGGACCCGCAGCAGCGTCTGCTGCTTGAGGTCGCCTGGGAAGCGCTGGAGCACGCCTGCCAGTCCCGCGACAGGCTGGCGGGCACGTCGACGGGCGTGTTTATCGGGATTTCTGGCAGCGATTACGGCCAAAACCTTGAGCCGGAGCGCATCGTTCAGTACAGCGGTATCGGCAGCGCGGTTAACATTGCGGCAGGACGCATCTCCTACCTGTTCGATCTGCGCGGCCCGTGCGTCGCGGTCGATACCGCCTCGTCGTCTTCGCTGGTCGCAGTTCATCTCGCCTGCCAGAGCCTGCGCTCCGGCGAGAGCAGCCTTGCGCTGGCCGGTGGCGTCAAGCTGATGCTGTCGCCATCGGCATCCATTGTGTATTCCCAGATGCATGTGCTGGCGAGCGATGGCCGCTGCAAAACATTCGATAGCCGGGCCGATGGGTTCGTCCCAGGCGAGGGCTGTGGCGTCGTCGTGCTCAAGCGCCTGGCCGAAGCCCTGGCCGATGGCGATCCGATCCTGGCGGTGGTTCGCGGCTCTGCGATCAATCAGGACGGGCGCTCAAGCAGCCTGTCAGCGCCCAACGCGGAGTCGCAGCAGGCGGTGATCCGCCTGGCCCTGCGCAGCAGCGGCATCGACCCGCTCAGCGTGAGCTATGTTGAGACACACGGCAGCGGCACGCCGCTGGGCGATCCGATCGAGGTCGGCGCGCTGAGCGATGTGCTCGGTCGATCCGGCGATCAGGTGCCGCCATGTGTTCTGGGCGCGGTCAAGACAAATGTGGGTCATCTGGATACCGCCGCCGGGATCGCGGGGCTGATCAAGACGATCCTGGCCCTGCGTCACGGCGCGCTGCCGGGCAATCTCAACTTCCAGTCACTCAATCCGCAGATCACGCTGGACGGCACCCGCTTTGTTATTCCAACGGCGCTCCAGCCCTGGCCGGTCGATGGGCGGCGCATCGCCGGAGTTAATTCGTTCGGCTGGTCGGGCACGAATGCGCACGTTGTGGTTGAGGAAGCGCCGCCGATCACGGCTGCCGAGTCCAGGCCCTCCAAGCACGCGCCGCCGTATATGCTGCCGATCTCAGCTCAGCATCCTGAGGCACTTAAAGAGCTGGCGCGGCGCTATCATGCCCTGCTGACGGATCGGGCCGCTCCAGCGCTGCACGATCTTGCGTACACCGCCAGCACACGTCGGACGCACCACCAGTACCGCCTGGCTCTGATCGGCGCGTCTGCGGAAGCGCTGGCAGAGCAGGCGCAGGCGGTAGTGAGCGACGATCCGATGCCCGATCCGACCAGTCATGCGCAGCCATCCAACGTTGTCTTCTTCTTCCCCGGACAGGGATCGCAGTGGAGCGGCATGGCGCGCGATCTCCTGGACTCGGAGCCGGTCTTCCGCGAGATGATCGACGCCTGCGCCGCTGCGTTCCGCCCGTACACCACCTGGGATCTGCACGAACAGCTCCGCAATCCAATGCCCGATCCGCCGATCGATGTGATCCAGCCGACGCTGTTTGCGGTGACGCTCGGCATCTATGCGCTGTGGCAATCGTGGGGCATCGTGCCTGCCGCCGTGGTCGGGCACAGTATGGGCGAGGTCGCGGCGGCTTACGCGGCTGGAGCGCTCTCGCTCGACGATGCGGCGCGCATCACCTGCACTCGCTCGCGGCTGTTGCGCCGCTGTAGCGGGCAGGGCACGATGCTCATGGCCGATCTCACCGAGGCCCAAGCGGAGGCGGCGCTGGAAGGCTACCGGGATCGGCTCTCGGTGGCGGCGCTGAACGGGCCGCATACCACGGTCATCAGCGGAACGCCGGATGCGATCGAAGCGCTGAAGACGACGCTCGATCAGCAGCAGGTGTTCTGCCGCCGGATCAGCGTCGACATCGCCGCTCACAGCGTGCAGATGGAGCCGCTGCTGGAGGATGCTCGGATGGCGGTGATCGATCTGCGCCCCCGACCGAGCCATACCGTGTTCTACTCGTCGGTGCTGGCAGATGTGGTAGCGGGCGAGACGCTGGATGCCGACTACTGGACGCGCAACTTGCGCGAGCCCGTGCGGTTCGGCCCGACGGTCGCCGCGCTGATTGATGCGGGCTACCGCACCTTTGTCGAGATCAGCCCTCATCCGATCCTGATGCAGGCAGTTAAGGGCAGCCTGCATGCGGCGGGCCAGGCTGGCATCGTGCTGCCATCGCTGCGGCGGCAGGAAGATTCACGAGCGGCGCTGCTGGATACGCTGGGCGCGCTCTACAGCGCAGGCTATCCGGTCGACTGGGAGCGGCTGTATCCTGAGGGCGGGCGCTGTGTGGACTTGCCCGCCTATCCCTGGCAGCGCGAGCGATTCTGGATCGAGGGTCTGCCGACCTTTGCTGCATCCGGCGCTCAGCCCGGCTCCGAGCTTAAGCATGACCGGCTCCGACAGAACGGCGATCGAGCGGCGATCGACGGGGCGGGCAAGTCGCTCAGAAACGTGCCCGATCTTCATCCCGAAGCGCTGGCAAACGATCCTGATCAGCTCTCCGACCAATCGCTGTACGCGGTGCTGTGGGAGGAGCAGGATCGACCGGCTGGGCCGGAGCGGTCGCTGGATCAGGAGCGGTGGCTCATCTTTGCCGACGCGAGCGGTATCGGAAGCAGCATGGCGGCACGTTTACAGGCGCGTGGCGCGGAATGTGTGCTTGTAACGCCCGGCGCGCATGGGCTGGAAGGTCACGGTTCCAGCTACTGGCTCGATCCTGCCGGACCTGACGCCTTCCGCCAGCTTTTACAAGCCGTATCCGCTAGCTCCCGGCTGCCCTGCCGCAACATCATCTTTATGTGGAGCCTCACGTCGGCCACCGTTGATCGAGCGCCGCTCGAAGATCTCTTCTCGGCCAGATCCAACGGGATGATCAGCGCGCTGTATCTGGCTCAGGCGCTCGCGCGAAGCGGCTGGCGCGATCTACCCCGGCTGTGGCTCGTCACACGTGCGACGCAGGCGATCGGTGGTACGCGCGACACGCCGCAGCGGCTAGAGCAGGCCACGCTGTGGGGCGTGGGCCGCACCCTGATGTACGAGCACCCGGAGCTCCAGTGCTCGCTGCTGGACCTCCCCGCCGCCGGAATGGCGAACGAAGCGGAAGCGCTGGCTGAGGAATTTCTAGCGCGCACAACCGAAAATCAGGTAGCCCTGCGTGGCGCTCAGCGCTATGTAGCAAGGCTGGCGCACGCTACCGCAGAAGTCGTGGCACAGCGGGCGATTCTTCCAGACGCAGCGCTGACGCTGGCGGGCAATCGGCCCTTCCAGCTCACGATCGACCATCCCGGCGACCTTGAGCGGCTGACCCTGCGCGCTGCCAATCGCCGGGTGCCGGGTCCGGGGCAGGTTGAGATCCAGGTTCGGGCGAGCGGGCTGAACTTCGCCGACGTGCTGCGCGCCAGGGGTATCTATCCCGGCCAGGAGCACGGCAGCCCGCTGCTTGGCCTTGAGTGCGCCGGGATCATCACGGCTATTGGGAGCGGGGTGGCAGGGCTGGCGATCGGCGATGCTGTGGTAGCGTGTGCTGCCGGTGCCTTCGGCTCGCATGTCACGGCTGATGCCCGGTTTGTGGTACCCAAGCCTGAGCAGATCGACTTTGCCACTGCTGCAACCCTGCCGATGGCATTCATGACTGCCTGGCATAGCCTGGTAACGCAGGCGCGGCTGGCACCAGGCGAGCGCGTGCTGATCCATTCGGCGGCGGGCGGCGTTGGCCTCGCTGCCGTGCAGATCGCCAGGCAGCTTGGGGCCGACATCTTTGCCACGGCTGGCACGCCTGAGAAGCGGGCGTTCTTGCAATCGCTGGGTATTAGCCACGTGCTCGACTCGCGCTCCTCGTACTTCGCAAGCGAGATCCTGGAGCTGACGAACGGCCAGGGCGTCGATGTGGTCTTGAACTCGCTGACCGGCGTTGCGCTCTCCAAGAGCCTGGAAGCGCTCGGCCTGTATGGTCGCTTTGTCGAGCTGGGCAAGAAAGATATTTACCAGCACATGCCGCTGGATCTGGGAGCTTTCCGCAAGAGCCTGGCCTTCTTCGTGGTCGATGTGGCGGGCATGATGACGGCACGGCCCGACCACTTTGCCGGGCTGCTGCGCGAGATCATGGGACGTTTTACCGAAGGCAGCTTACAGCCCTCACCGCTGCGCTGCTTCCCGATCACGCAGGTGCGCGATGCGTTCGATCTGCTGGCGCAGCACCAGCACATCGGCAAGGTCGCGGTTCGTATCGACGCGCCTGAGCAGGTGCCCATCGCCCCGGCGGTAGCTCCACGCAGCGCCGTGCGTCCCGCCGGAACCTATGTGGTCGCTGGCGACCTGGAACAGCCTGGGCTGACGGTTGCGCGCTGGCTCGTCGACGAGGGCGTTCGCCATCTGGTCATGATCAGCCAGCGCGGCCCTTCGGCGGCAGCCCGGCGCGCGCTCGACGAGATCGCCGCAGCCGGAGCCTCGATCAGCGTTTACCAGGCCGATCTCGCCCGGCGCGATGAGCTTTCCGCCGTACTAGCCACGATTGCGCAGACCAACCAACCGCTGCGCGGCGTGCTGCATCTGGCAGACCTGCCAGGCAGCCGCGCGCTGGCCCAGCTCGATCCGGAGGGCTTGACCGCCATGATCGCGCCGCACCTGCACGGCGCATGGAATCTCCACAGCCTGACCGTGGACCTGCACCTCGATTGCTTCGTGCTCTGCTCCTCGGTCGCGGGTATGCTGGGGATGGCGGGGCAGGCAAGCCAGGCAGCGGTAGATACCTTCTTTGAGGCGCTGGCCTACTACCGCCGCGCCGAGGGCCTGACCGCCTTGAGTATCAACTGGAGCTGTACCGCCGATGCCGCCGAGCAGCATCGACCAACCAACCAGGGACTCAAAAGCATGACTTCGGCCCAGGCTGTAGCCGCGCTCAAGCAAATGATCGGCCAGGACGCGACTCAGGTTGGCGTTATGCCGTTGAACGTGCGCCAGTGGCTTCAGTTCCATCCGGGCGCGGCCACGCTCCCTGTCTTCGCGCGGCTGCTTCAGGAGCAAAAGCAGCAGCCCGCAGCTTCGCCCACGTCGAGCTCACTCGGCGTCGCCCTCCGCGACGCGGAGCCGGAGCAGCGCCTGGGGCTGCTGGAGCAATACCTGAAAGAGCAAGTCGCCAAAATCTTGCGGCTGGCACCGAGCAAGCTCGATCGGCATAAGCCGCTGGGCGCGCTCGGCCTCGACTCGCTGATGGCGCTTGAGCTGCGCAACCACTTAGAAGATAGCCTGGCGCTTCAACTGCCGGTCACGCTGATCTGGAACTACCAGACGATTGCTGCGCTCGGCGCACATCTTGTCGAGAAGCTGGGCCTGCCGCTTGAAACTCCGCCTCCGGTGGTGGAGCCGGAGCTGTCGCTTGACCAGGAAACCACGCTGGCGATGCTCCTCGCCGAGCTCAACAAATACTCAGTTGAGGAGCTGCGGGCAGCATTCTCGGACTAACGTTGCTCTGATGGCGCGGCATGTCCAGCAATGTCCTGCGCCGGTTTGACCATAATCGCCCGATCAGCGGGCGCATGAGCGAATGAAGGTAACGCTGCTATGGAGAACAACACCCCGATCAATCAGCGCCGTGCCGAGCTGTCTTCGGCCAAACGGGCGTTACTGGAGCAACGCTTACGCGGCGCACGCGGCGGCGGCACAGAGGCCGACCCGCCGATCCCACGTCGAACGGGATCTGATCCAGTCCCGCTGTCATTTGTCCAGCAGCGGCTCTGGTTTTTGAGCCAGCTCGAGCCGCAGAACCCGTTCTATAACATCTACGGCACGGCGCTCTTGATCGGCACGCTCGACATCGGTGTCTTGGAGCGCAGCATTGTCATGCTCCTTGAGCGCCATGAGTCGCTGCGGACCTTCTTTCCGGTGGTCGATGGGCAGGCGAGCGCGGTTGTACTGCCCGCTTCGAGCTTCAGGCTTGAGCAGATCGAGCTGGGACCGCTGCCCGAAGACCGCTACGAGGCCGTGCTCCGCGCGGAGGTCGAAGCGCTCATGCTCCAGCCCTTCAACCTGGCCGGGGGGCTGCTCTTTCGCGCGATTCTGCTGCGGCTCGACGCGCAACACCACGGTATCCTGTTTCTGATGCATCACATCATCGCCGATGGCTGGTCGATCGGGATCTTCAACCACGAGTTTGCGCTCTGCTACCAGGCCCTGGCTCAGGGCCGCGCGCCGACGCTGAGCGCCCTGCCGATCCAGTACGCCGATTACGCGGTGTGGCAGCACAACTGGCTCCAGGGCGCGGTGCTGGAGCGGCATCTATCGCATTGGCGGCGGCAGCTGGCCGACAGCCAGCCGCTCTTTCCGCTGCCGACCGACTTCCCACGTCCGCCGGTGCAAACCTTTGTGGGCGCGCACTATCACTTTCCGCTGAGTCCGGAGCGCGTCGCCGCGCTGACCGCGCTCGGTCGGCAGGAGGGCGCGACCCTGTTTATGACGCTGCTGGCGGCCTTCCAGATCTTGCTGGGCCGCTACAGCGGGCAGGATGATATTCTGGTCGGCACGCCCTCGGCCAACCGGACGCGCCCGGAGCTGGAAGGGCTGATCGGCATGTTCGTCAGCACCCTGGCGCTGCGCGTCAACCTGGGCGACCAGCCCTCGTTCCGCGAGCTGCTGCGCCGGGTGCGCAATGTAACCGCCGCCGCCTACGAGCACCAGGATTTGCCCTTTGAGCAGTTGCTCGAAGAGCTGAAGCATCCGCGCTCGCTGAGCTACTCGCCGATCTTCCAGATCTTCTTCGCCCTGCAAAACGTCCCGACGCCGCCGGTGGATCTGCCGCGATTACGGATCAGCCGATTCGAGACGGGCAACAACTCGGTCAAATTCGACCTGACGCTCAACATCGAGGAGATGAGCGGCGGCGGTCTGATGGCCTGCTTCGATTACCGCACGGACCTGTTTTTGCCCGCGACGATTGAGCGCATGGCCGAACACTATCAAATCCTGCTCGACGC
This Herpetosiphonaceae bacterium DNA region includes the following protein-coding sequences:
- a CDS encoding ABC transporter ATP-binding protein: KNVQKSYRQKQVLKGVSLELYNGEILALLGPNGSGKTTFIKILATLLIKDSGSVEIMGYDLDKHTNTIRHLFGYVGQDSERSAYARLTARENLHFFGSLHGLDKKTIEAQLEKLVHYFDFEDSINKRFEHLSGGQKQTMVIMRALLYNPPVVYLDEPTKGLDPLVAKKIRAYLKRYVKDEQKSLLLTSHILPEVDEMADRVALIADGVIPIVSTPTKLKQSVSVQSFIEVPCTLISPEVKDEIMANSLILTCREREPGWLSFGVNDLLDGTEMMIALMRKHQIQPTIRNYNVSLEDAFVHHVGALAQRFDT
- a CDS encoding ABC transporter permease — translated: MLDTAIPMVGVPPKVESFSKPVSGWTVCRATITKELLMAGRYMPDLIGRVVEATIKVSFFLLMATSISVENVDALSGANLSSHSLSLFYLSSLMLMVFNGTALSSPIISVNRDLYFGTLEFLYSGPSSRYAYFIGTVLASAIINQVTFLPIFLFYVFYSGVSLFNVLLVLGVCALVLVTMVSMGIMIALLTLLLKQMGSIASLISQAFEFLAGAYLPISVLPVYIRVFAYVLPYTWGYDLIRYYSLNGNWKTFYPVWIQWSALIGFAIIFVIVSRYLLQQTEIRAKKEGLHLL
- a CDS encoding 3-hydroxyacyl-CoA dehydrogenase NAD-binding domain-containing protein, giving the protein MDVRTVGVIGAGVMGRGVAQNLAQTQHQVILVDVNDATLESAREEIYQSVRFHGLFKKTEQRETPDAVLQRITFTTNYELLQDADFVIENATEKWDIKREIYPKIDAICPEHCVFAANTSAISITRIGSVTKRAPQILGMHFMNPVPMKPVVEVIRGYHTSEATIATAKSLLANMGKEGIVVNDAPGFVSNRVLMLTINEAIFLVQDQVASAEEVDRIFKTCFGHKMGPLETADLIGLDTILYSIDVLYESFNDSKYRPCPLLKKMVDAGLHGKKNGQGFYTYRSTTL
- a CDS encoding phosphopantetheine-binding protein, whose amino-acid sequence is MENAKARIRQFFERSLQRNDLPDDENIFAAGLVNSLFAMQLVLFVENEFGFSTDNDDLVIDNFSSINAIANLVDRKIGAIA
- a CDS encoding acyl-CoA dehydrogenase family protein, encoding MDMDLTPQQKEAQAGFRSFVDQQIVPHADRYDQEERIPAELVSAMARAGYLGAIVPEEFGGRPIDMITYGLLAEELGRGSSSVNALLTVHSMCSFAIARWGSPAQKERWLSRMAQGTLLGAFALTEIHAGSDARSVETEAVPTSDGYILNGRKRWITFGQLADLFLVFGKCEGQLMIFFVERNTPGLSVAPITGMLGSRASMLGEVTLNNCQIAKEDVIAKAGFGFASVLASVLDIGRYTVAWNCVGIGQACLEASLSYTSQRKQFGVYLKEHQLIQQMIANMLTNLNAARLLCYRAGYLKEKGDPRMIMETMIAKYFASTMVTKAANDAVQIHGANGCSSDYPVQRYLRDARIQEIIEGSSQIQQMTIAKYSYQQ
- a CDS encoding HAD-IIIC family phosphatase, producing MSQELVEPAIQSHTEPKTVKCVVWDLDNTLWKGILLENDQLVLTENIAAIIKTLDERGILQSVASRNDHDAAMEKLRELELDQYFLYPQINWNPKSSSIEKIAKLINIGLDTIAFIDDQPFEREEVAFALPAVRCIDVTELGTLLDRPDMNPRFLTEDSRLRRQMYLSDIKRQEVEETFAGSTDAFLASLNMIFTIGPAQEDDLQRAEELTVRTNQLNTTGYTYGYEELNFLRQSPQHKLLIAGLEDKYGTYGKIGLTLVDCQPDVWTIKLLLMSCRVMSRGVGTILIGHIMNMARAHNVRLHSEFISNDRNRMMYVTYKFNGFKEISSEGKRIVFEADLDRIPPFPSYVDVRILP